The Struthio camelus isolate bStrCam1 chromosome 12, bStrCam1.hap1, whole genome shotgun sequence genome includes a window with the following:
- the ISLR gene encoding immunoglobulin superfamily containing leucine-rich repeat protein isoform X2 gives MVIHGSGMRAALLQPAVLTPPPRLPRPSPAAGQRARKPGRRSSLACPRTCACSIKKNGRLLAECAYKDLQEVPEGLLPSVTILTLSANRISSLWENSFSEVPEVQSLWLGYNQISSIEAGTFAQLVHLKNLDLSHNKIVDFPWKDLRNLSDLQILKMNNNRLAGLPRDAFYSLKDLRSLWLNDNDLTTLAEGTFDNLPSLSQLQIFNNPFNCSCKVFWLKKWTENTSVSITKGGSILCVAPSRLKGRAVTDIPDHYCIAPSVQLTYLSNLDNTVMYDGLTLTLHCSVAGNPPPEIRWKIQTSSRSIEINGPNVARDGNILPPGRAKQSQEHFLVFKNGTMAIPNFSKEDEGIYTCLAVNDVGMRDVSVNVALAGSENPADDLLRNAPQASHLGGRSCYKGDELDPSGAGEKLVIVYHVPRESKSKAGGVVPQVWLGTLLLTLGIALYC, from the coding sequence GTCCAGCCTGGCCTGCCCCAGGACCTGTGCTTGCTCCATAAAGAAGAATGGACGTCTGCTGGCAGAATGTGCCTACAAGGATCTGCAGGAGGTGCCAGAGGGTCTGTTGCCCAGCGTGACGATCCTCACCCTATCGGCCAACAGGATCAGCTCGCTCTGGGAGAACTCCTTCTCTGAGGTTCCTGAAGTGCAGTCGCTGTGGCTGGGCTACAACCAGATAAGCTCCATCGAGGCGGGCACTTTTGCACAGTTGGTGCATTTGAAGAACCTGGACCTGAGCCACAACAAGATCGTGGATTTCCCTTGGAAAGATCTCCGCAACCTCAGCGACCTGCAGATCTTGAAGATGAACAACAACCGCCTGGCTGGGCTGCCCCGGGACGCATTCTACTCCCTGAAGGACCTGCGGTCCCTGTGGCTCAATGACAACGACCTGACCACCCTGGCTGAGGGCACTTTTGACAACCTGCCCTCCTTGTCCCAGCTGCAGATCTTCAATAACCCCTTCAACTGTTCCTGCAAGGTCTTCTGGCTGAAGAAGTGGACTGAGAACACCTCTGTCTCCATCACCAAGGGAGGGTCTATCCTGTGCGTGGCTCCCAGCAGGCTCAAAGGGAGGGCTGTGACAGACATCCCTGACCACTACTGCATCGCCCCTTCTGTGCAGCTCACCTACCTCTCCAATCTGGACAACACCGTCATGTACGATGGCCTTACCCTCACTCTGCACTGCAGCGTGGCAGGCAATCCTCCACCAGAGATCAGGTGGAAGATCCAGACCTCCAGCCGGAGCATTGAGATCAACGGGCCCAACGTGGCAAGAGATGGAAACATCCTGCCTCCTGGGCGTGCCAAGCAGAGCCAAGAGCACTTCTTGGTCTTCAAGAATGGCACCATGGCCATCCCCAACTTCAGCAAGGAAGATGAAGGCATCTATACCTGCCTAGCTGTCAATGATGTGGGCATGCGGGATGTCTCAGTCAATGTGGCCTTGGCTGGGTCAGAGAATCCAGCTGATGACCTGCTCCGAAACGCCCCCCAGGCCAGCCATCTGGGAGGCCGGAGCTGCTACAAGGGGGATGAATTGGATCCCTCTGGTGCTGGAGAAAAGCTGGTGATTGTTTACCACGTGCCAAGGGAGTCCAAGAGCAAGGCTGGAGGAGTGGTGCCTCAAGTCTGGCTAGGGACCCTCCTGCTGACTTTGGGCATCGCTCTCTATTGttaa
- the ISLR gene encoding immunoglobulin superfamily containing leucine-rich repeat protein isoform X1, translating into MGRGREGWLFTALVCALRCSNRPCLRRPPGSPGPHQPRGSERGSRGGGGTMNPLLCCLGIVALLRSSLACPRTCACSIKKNGRLLAECAYKDLQEVPEGLLPSVTILTLSANRISSLWENSFSEVPEVQSLWLGYNQISSIEAGTFAQLVHLKNLDLSHNKIVDFPWKDLRNLSDLQILKMNNNRLAGLPRDAFYSLKDLRSLWLNDNDLTTLAEGTFDNLPSLSQLQIFNNPFNCSCKVFWLKKWTENTSVSITKGGSILCVAPSRLKGRAVTDIPDHYCIAPSVQLTYLSNLDNTVMYDGLTLTLHCSVAGNPPPEIRWKIQTSSRSIEINGPNVARDGNILPPGRAKQSQEHFLVFKNGTMAIPNFSKEDEGIYTCLAVNDVGMRDVSVNVALAGSENPADDLLRNAPQASHLGGRSCYKGDELDPSGAGEKLVIVYHVPRESKSKAGGVVPQVWLGTLLLTLGIALYC; encoded by the coding sequence GAGGAACGATGAATCCACTTCTCTGCTGCCTGGGCATTGTTGCTCTCCTCAGGTCCAGCCTGGCCTGCCCCAGGACCTGTGCTTGCTCCATAAAGAAGAATGGACGTCTGCTGGCAGAATGTGCCTACAAGGATCTGCAGGAGGTGCCAGAGGGTCTGTTGCCCAGCGTGACGATCCTCACCCTATCGGCCAACAGGATCAGCTCGCTCTGGGAGAACTCCTTCTCTGAGGTTCCTGAAGTGCAGTCGCTGTGGCTGGGCTACAACCAGATAAGCTCCATCGAGGCGGGCACTTTTGCACAGTTGGTGCATTTGAAGAACCTGGACCTGAGCCACAACAAGATCGTGGATTTCCCTTGGAAAGATCTCCGCAACCTCAGCGACCTGCAGATCTTGAAGATGAACAACAACCGCCTGGCTGGGCTGCCCCGGGACGCATTCTACTCCCTGAAGGACCTGCGGTCCCTGTGGCTCAATGACAACGACCTGACCACCCTGGCTGAGGGCACTTTTGACAACCTGCCCTCCTTGTCCCAGCTGCAGATCTTCAATAACCCCTTCAACTGTTCCTGCAAGGTCTTCTGGCTGAAGAAGTGGACTGAGAACACCTCTGTCTCCATCACCAAGGGAGGGTCTATCCTGTGCGTGGCTCCCAGCAGGCTCAAAGGGAGGGCTGTGACAGACATCCCTGACCACTACTGCATCGCCCCTTCTGTGCAGCTCACCTACCTCTCCAATCTGGACAACACCGTCATGTACGATGGCCTTACCCTCACTCTGCACTGCAGCGTGGCAGGCAATCCTCCACCAGAGATCAGGTGGAAGATCCAGACCTCCAGCCGGAGCATTGAGATCAACGGGCCCAACGTGGCAAGAGATGGAAACATCCTGCCTCCTGGGCGTGCCAAGCAGAGCCAAGAGCACTTCTTGGTCTTCAAGAATGGCACCATGGCCATCCCCAACTTCAGCAAGGAAGATGAAGGCATCTATACCTGCCTAGCTGTCAATGATGTGGGCATGCGGGATGTCTCAGTCAATGTGGCCTTGGCTGGGTCAGAGAATCCAGCTGATGACCTGCTCCGAAACGCCCCCCAGGCCAGCCATCTGGGAGGCCGGAGCTGCTACAAGGGGGATGAATTGGATCCCTCTGGTGCTGGAGAAAAGCTGGTGATTGTTTACCACGTGCCAAGGGAGTCCAAGAGCAAGGCTGGAGGAGTGGTGCCTCAAGTCTGGCTAGGGACCCTCCTGCTGACTTTGGGCATCGCTCTCTATTGttaa
- the ISLR gene encoding immunoglobulin superfamily containing leucine-rich repeat protein isoform X3 has product MNPLLCCLGIVALLRSSLACPRTCACSIKKNGRLLAECAYKDLQEVPEGLLPSVTILTLSANRISSLWENSFSEVPEVQSLWLGYNQISSIEAGTFAQLVHLKNLDLSHNKIVDFPWKDLRNLSDLQILKMNNNRLAGLPRDAFYSLKDLRSLWLNDNDLTTLAEGTFDNLPSLSQLQIFNNPFNCSCKVFWLKKWTENTSVSITKGGSILCVAPSRLKGRAVTDIPDHYCIAPSVQLTYLSNLDNTVMYDGLTLTLHCSVAGNPPPEIRWKIQTSSRSIEINGPNVARDGNILPPGRAKQSQEHFLVFKNGTMAIPNFSKEDEGIYTCLAVNDVGMRDVSVNVALAGSENPADDLLRNAPQASHLGGRSCYKGDELDPSGAGEKLVIVYHVPRESKSKAGGVVPQVWLGTLLLTLGIALYC; this is encoded by the coding sequence ATGAATCCACTTCTCTGCTGCCTGGGCATTGTTGCTCTCCTCAGGTCCAGCCTGGCCTGCCCCAGGACCTGTGCTTGCTCCATAAAGAAGAATGGACGTCTGCTGGCAGAATGTGCCTACAAGGATCTGCAGGAGGTGCCAGAGGGTCTGTTGCCCAGCGTGACGATCCTCACCCTATCGGCCAACAGGATCAGCTCGCTCTGGGAGAACTCCTTCTCTGAGGTTCCTGAAGTGCAGTCGCTGTGGCTGGGCTACAACCAGATAAGCTCCATCGAGGCGGGCACTTTTGCACAGTTGGTGCATTTGAAGAACCTGGACCTGAGCCACAACAAGATCGTGGATTTCCCTTGGAAAGATCTCCGCAACCTCAGCGACCTGCAGATCTTGAAGATGAACAACAACCGCCTGGCTGGGCTGCCCCGGGACGCATTCTACTCCCTGAAGGACCTGCGGTCCCTGTGGCTCAATGACAACGACCTGACCACCCTGGCTGAGGGCACTTTTGACAACCTGCCCTCCTTGTCCCAGCTGCAGATCTTCAATAACCCCTTCAACTGTTCCTGCAAGGTCTTCTGGCTGAAGAAGTGGACTGAGAACACCTCTGTCTCCATCACCAAGGGAGGGTCTATCCTGTGCGTGGCTCCCAGCAGGCTCAAAGGGAGGGCTGTGACAGACATCCCTGACCACTACTGCATCGCCCCTTCTGTGCAGCTCACCTACCTCTCCAATCTGGACAACACCGTCATGTACGATGGCCTTACCCTCACTCTGCACTGCAGCGTGGCAGGCAATCCTCCACCAGAGATCAGGTGGAAGATCCAGACCTCCAGCCGGAGCATTGAGATCAACGGGCCCAACGTGGCAAGAGATGGAAACATCCTGCCTCCTGGGCGTGCCAAGCAGAGCCAAGAGCACTTCTTGGTCTTCAAGAATGGCACCATGGCCATCCCCAACTTCAGCAAGGAAGATGAAGGCATCTATACCTGCCTAGCTGTCAATGATGTGGGCATGCGGGATGTCTCAGTCAATGTGGCCTTGGCTGGGTCAGAGAATCCAGCTGATGACCTGCTCCGAAACGCCCCCCAGGCCAGCCATCTGGGAGGCCGGAGCTGCTACAAGGGGGATGAATTGGATCCCTCTGGTGCTGGAGAAAAGCTGGTGATTGTTTACCACGTGCCAAGGGAGTCCAAGAGCAAGGCTGGAGGAGTGGTGCCTCAAGTCTGGCTAGGGACCCTCCTGCTGACTTTGGGCATCGCTCTCTATTGttaa